Proteins from one Triticum aestivum cultivar Chinese Spring chromosome 7A, IWGSC CS RefSeq v2.1, whole genome shotgun sequence genomic window:
- the LOC123152699 gene encoding protein FAR1-RELATED SEQUENCE 5 isoform X1: MAPPDDSSEALDHGTYTATPPSEHPLHTAPIMPNDGTEAPDRGTYTTSPGPEPALPTAPPPVPCSNRQGTQFRQGRAAHQGTIKICKTKIIFVGMSFQSEEEAYQFYNSYAKIKEFSIRKCHLKLRAHNTVSARYLVCSKAGVKATHPTHVPKKEQAISTTDCMARVQFSINPEGVWSVQKVILEHNHQLVSPDKRHMLRSQRQLLDADRHMIKQMRTSGIKQAEIYDFCELWYGKDAMSFLQMDCNNYLRSERSKYLETKDAQTLTEYPKISKLRTLHFSMPCN, encoded by the exons ATGGCGCCGCCCGATGACAGCAGTGAGGCACTGGATCATGGAACATATACGGCAACTCCTCCATCTGAACATCCTTTGCACACAGCTCCAATCATG CCCAATGACGGAACCGAGGCACCGGATCGTGGAACATATACAACATCCCCTGGACCAGAACCTGCTTTGCCCACAGCTCCTCCACCCGTG CCTTGCAGCAATCGCCAAGGAACACAATTCCGCCAAGGACGAGCAGCACACCAAGGGACGATCAAGATTTGCAAGACGAAAATAATTTTTGTTGGGATGAGCTTTCAATCTGAGGAAGAGGCATACCAGTTCTATAATTCTTATGCTAAAATAAAAGAATTTAGCATTAGAAAGTGCCACCTGAAGCTTAGAGCACATAACACTGTAAGTGCCAGATATTTAGTTTGTAGCAAGGCAGGTGTGAAGGCCACTCATCCAACACATGTACCCAAGAAAGAACAAGCTATTTCGACGACTGATTGCATGGCACGTGTTCAATTCAGCATCAATCCGGAGGGTGTTTGGAGTGTTCAAAAAGTCATCCTTGAGCACAATCATCAGCTTGTAAGTCCAGACAAGAGGCACATGCTTAGATCGCAGCGTCAACTCTTAGATGCTGACCGCCACATGATTAAGCAAATGAGGACATCCGGAATTAAACAAGCTGAAATATATGATTTCTGTGAGCTTTGGTATGGTAAAGATGCTATGTCATTCTTGCAAATGGATTGCAACAATTACTTACGAAGTGAGCGCTCGAAGTATTTGGAGACCAAAGATGCACAAACATTAACAGAGTATCCAAAAATAAGCAAGCTGAGGACCCTTCATTTTTCTATGCCATGCAATTAA
- the LOC123152699 gene encoding protein FAR1-RELATED SEQUENCE 5 isoform X2, which yields MTAVRHWIMEHIRQLLHLNILCTQLQSCPMTEPRHRIVEHIQHPLDQNLLCPQLLHPCNRQGTQFRQGRAAHQGTIKICKTKIIFVGMSFQSEEEAYQFYNSYAKIKEFSIRKCHLKLRAHNTVSARYLVCSKAGVKATHPTHVPKKEQAISTTDCMARVQFSINPEGVWSVQKVILEHNHQLVSPDKRHMLRSQRQLLDADRHMIKQMRTSGIKQAEIYDFCELWYGKDAMSFLQMDCNNYLRSERSKYLETKDAQTLTEYPKISKLRTLHFSMPCN from the exons ATGACAGCAGTGAGGCACTGGATCATGGAACATATACGGCAACTCCTCCATCTGAACATCCTTTGCACACAGCTCCAATCATG CCCAATGACGGAACCGAGGCACCGGATCGTGGAACATATACAACATCCCCTGGACCAGAACCTGCTTTGCCCACAGCTCCTCCACCCGTG CAATCGCCAAGGAACACAATTCCGCCAAGGACGAGCAGCACACCAAGGGACGATCAAGATTTGCAAGACGAAAATAATTTTTGTTGGGATGAGCTTTCAATCTGAGGAAGAGGCATACCAGTTCTATAATTCTTATGCTAAAATAAAAGAATTTAGCATTAGAAAGTGCCACCTGAAGCTTAGAGCACATAACACTGTAAGTGCCAGATATTTAGTTTGTAGCAAGGCAGGTGTGAAGGCCACTCATCCAACACATGTACCCAAGAAAGAACAAGCTATTTCGACGACTGATTGCATGGCACGTGTTCAATTCAGCATCAATCCGGAGGGTGTTTGGAGTGTTCAAAAAGTCATCCTTGAGCACAATCATCAGCTTGTAAGTCCAGACAAGAGGCACATGCTTAGATCGCAGCGTCAACTCTTAGATGCTGACCGCCACATGATTAAGCAAATGAGGACATCCGGAATTAAACAAGCTGAAATATATGATTTCTGTGAGCTTTGGTATGGTAAAGATGCTATGTCATTCTTGCAAATGGATTGCAACAATTACTTACGAAGTGAGCGCTCGAAGTATTTGGAGACCAAAGATGCACAAACATTAACAGAGTATCCAAAAATAAGCAAGCTGAGGACCCTTCATTTTTCTATGCCATGCAATTAA